One region of Monomorium pharaonis isolate MP-MQ-018 chromosome 11, ASM1337386v2, whole genome shotgun sequence genomic DNA includes:
- the LOC114255720 gene encoding DNA N6-methyl adenine demethylase, with amino-acid sequence MSAEVTKEVVATERVPTSPPAAVATSPGTVGTGDLSARHLPPFSSFAGENTMDTSTTLTTLHAQDIGANLMAWDYYEGLTGRLIDVVPASQYRPWESKGGGPEGLPSFASQFTAPSESEPQLTSLTPLSPASISHSPPVTHPSAVGLPSFHTLGTPLPTPHPHRGSVGYPLVPAPVQAREVPTLQQQMLDERHIQLLGSNPVQTYAPAHPHHTVLAVVKPDYPQLHHANFQNPMSTVLDSSPTSRPIGIDGRKKERRKIRAGSMESEDGGGGGGGGGGGGGAGTGNVESSGQVAAVSSTANRGVHHLGGGMTDGDGDGGLGDKPAKKKRKRCGECIGCQRKDNCGDCAPCRNDKSHQICKMRRCEKLTEKKHLYHLQTGEGAFRERGRGRGKGATRVSIMRLDLTPLFFFYS; translated from the coding sequence ATGAGCGCCGAGGTGACGAAGGAGGTCGTCGCCACCGAGAGGGTTCCGACGAGCCCTCCGGCGGCGGTCGCGACCTCACCCGGCACGGTCGGCACCGGTGACCTGTCGGCGCGGCATCTGCCGCCCTTCAGCAGCTTCGCCGGCGAGAACACGATGGACACCTCGACGACACTTACAACGCTTCACGCCCAGGACATCGGGGCGAACCTGATGGCCTGGGACTACTACGAGGGCCTGACCGGCCGGCTAATCGACGTGGTTCCGGCGAGCCAGTACAGACCCTGGGAGTCCAAGGGCGGTGGTCCGGAGGGATTGCCCAGTTTCGCGAGCCAGTTCACCGCTCCGAGCGAATCTGAACCTCAACTGACGTCGTTGACGCCGCTATCGCCGGCATCAATTTCGCATTCGCCGCCGGTTACGCACCCGTCGGCCGTGGGCCTACCGAGCTTCCACACCCTTGGGACACCGCTCCCGACGCCGCATCCACATCGCGGATCGGTCGGCTATCCCCTGGTACCGGCGCCAGTACAGGCCCGGGAGGTCCCGACTCTGCAGCAGCAGATGCTCGACGAGCGTCACATACAGCTTCTGGGCAGCAACCCGGTTCAAACGTACGCGCCAGCTCATCCGCATCACACGGTACTGGCGGTAGTGAAGCCCGATTATCCGCAATTGCATCACGCGAATTTCCAAAACCCAATGTCGACCGTGCTGGACTCCTCGCCGACCTCACGACCGATCGGCATCGACGGCCGTAAAAAGGAGCGCAGAAAAATCCGCGCTGGTTCAATGGAGTCGGAagacggcggcggtggcgggggcggcggcggcggtggtggcggtgcCGGTACCGGCAACGTAGAAAGTTCCGGCCAGGTCGCCGCCGTCTCGTCCACGGCGAATCGCGGCGTGCACCATCTCGGCGGGGGTATGACCGACGGCGACGGTGACGGTGGCCTTGGCGACAAGCCGGCGAAGAAGAAGCGGAAGAGATGCGGCGAGTGCATAGGCTGCCAGCGCAAGGACAACTGTGGGGACTGCGCGCCGTGCAGGAACGACAAGAGCCATCAGATCTGCAAGATGAGGAGATGCGAAAAGCTCACGGAGAAGAAG